In a genomic window of Streptomyces koelreuteriae:
- a CDS encoding ArsI/CadI family heavy metal resistance metalloenzyme — translation MSRAQLALRVSDLEASITFYSKLFGTEPAKLREGYANFAITEPPLKLVLIEGRPGEETRLDHLGVEVESTDQVDAATTRLKDAGLATFEENDTSCCYALQDKVWVHGPGKEPWEVYVVKADADNLGKSADPDAAGDACCTGQATEEAPAVAGCACGQ, via the coding sequence ATGTCTCGCGCTCAGCTCGCCCTTCGCGTCAGCGACCTCGAAGCGTCGATCACCTTCTACTCGAAGCTGTTCGGCACCGAACCGGCCAAGCTTCGCGAGGGCTACGCCAATTTCGCCATCACGGAGCCCCCGCTCAAGCTCGTCCTGATCGAGGGGCGGCCCGGCGAGGAAACGCGCCTGGACCACCTCGGCGTCGAGGTCGAGTCCACCGACCAGGTCGACGCCGCCACCACCCGGCTCAAGGACGCCGGCCTGGCCACCTTCGAGGAGAACGACACCTCGTGCTGCTACGCCCTCCAGGACAAGGTGTGGGTCCACGGTCCCGGCAAGGAACCCTGGGAGGTCTACGTCGTGAAGGCCGACGCCGACAACCTCGGCAAGAGCGCCGATCCCGACGCCGCCGGGGACGCCTGCTGCACCGGTCAGGCGACCGAGGAGGCCCCGGCGGTCGCCGGATGCGCGTGCGGCCAGTGA